Proteins found in one Bremerella volcania genomic segment:
- a CDS encoding carboxypeptidase-like regulatory domain-containing protein, which translates to MDQQSRFFLLWLSIVAVLPFTVGCFGSSSNPDIVEVTGLVQYKGSGVEGAQVVFVPLAANASPASATTDSQGNFTLTTYWNATKSQVDGAMPGQYQVTVKKTREPTQEEIDAAMASGKSLQTDNQLPAKFATASKTPLKAEVKDKGENHFELVLED; encoded by the coding sequence ATGGATCAACAAAGCAGGTTTTTTCTTCTCTGGTTGTCTATCGTCGCGGTTCTCCCTTTCACCGTCGGATGCTTTGGCAGTTCCAGCAATCCCGATATCGTGGAGGTTACCGGGCTCGTTCAATACAAAGGTAGCGGCGTGGAAGGAGCCCAGGTCGTTTTTGTTCCCTTGGCAGCCAACGCCAGTCCCGCGTCGGCGACCACCGACTCGCAAGGAAACTTCACGCTTACAACCTATTGGAATGCCACGAAGAGCCAGGTCGATGGCGCCATGCCAGGCCAGTATCAGGTAACGGTCAAGAAAACACGCGAGCCTACTCAGGAAGAAATTGACGCCGCGATGGCAAGCGGGAAAAGCCTGCAGACAGACAATCAACTCCCGGCCAAATTCGCCACTGCGTCCAAGACTCCCCTGAAGGCGGAAGTCAAAGACAAGGGAGAAAATCACTTCGAGCTCGTGCTGGAAGATTAG
- a CDS encoding sulfatase — translation MTRLTGLLFVLFLSSLCQAADKPLNVLFIISDDLTPTALSCYGNDVSKTPHIDRLAAQGTRFTHAYCNATYCGPSRASFLSGYYPHATGVFGYVSPRPQIGDRAMWPQHFKNNGYYTARVSKIFHMGVPGGIESGGDGADDPICWVERFNSPGPEWKAPGDGETLEGNPDGKKPVVGGNTFVVVEADGDDQVHSDGKTAAKAVELIEQHAKADKPFFLAVGFVRPHVPFVAPRKYVEPYKPYADRQLPEKVPGDWDDIPKMGINYKTSKNMKMDVRRQKKAVGGYYGAVAFLDAQVGKVLDALEASDQADNTIVIFTSDHGFHLGQHDFWAKVSLHEESASVPLIIKVPGQKPAVCDSLTQLLDLYPTTAALCGLEVPARLQGKDITPLLKDPKASVHEEILNVSPMQKGFLLRTDRWAFIQYKEDGTGGVELFDMENDPQQYTNLASDPKYEDVVKEFQQKLAAKLAELRANDLSQ, via the coding sequence ATGACTCGCCTGACCGGATTGTTGTTTGTTCTCTTCCTGTCATCCCTATGCCAGGCCGCCGACAAGCCGCTGAACGTGTTGTTCATCATTTCAGACGACCTCACGCCGACGGCTCTTTCGTGCTACGGGAATGACGTCAGCAAAACGCCCCACATCGATCGGCTGGCGGCCCAGGGAACGCGGTTCACGCATGCCTACTGCAATGCCACCTACTGCGGTCCGAGCCGTGCGTCGTTTCTTTCGGGCTATTATCCGCATGCGACCGGCGTGTTTGGTTACGTGAGTCCTCGTCCGCAGATCGGCGATCGGGCCATGTGGCCGCAGCACTTTAAGAACAACGGATACTATACGGCTCGCGTGAGCAAGATCTTTCACATGGGGGTCCCAGGCGGGATCGAAAGCGGCGGAGACGGTGCCGACGATCCCATCTGCTGGGTCGAGCGCTTCAACAGCCCCGGCCCCGAATGGAAAGCCCCCGGCGACGGCGAAACACTGGAAGGCAACCCCGATGGCAAGAAGCCCGTGGTCGGCGGCAACACGTTTGTCGTCGTCGAAGCGGACGGGGACGACCAGGTCCATAGCGATGGCAAAACAGCCGCGAAAGCCGTGGAGCTAATCGAACAGCACGCCAAAGCCGACAAGCCGTTCTTCCTGGCCGTGGGTTTCGTTCGCCCGCACGTTCCGTTTGTCGCTCCGCGCAAGTACGTCGAACCTTACAAGCCGTACGCCGACCGCCAGCTTCCAGAAAAGGTCCCGGGCGACTGGGACGACATTCCTAAGATGGGCATCAACTACAAGACCAGTAAGAATATGAAGATGGACGTCCGCCGCCAGAAGAAAGCGGTCGGCGGGTACTACGGCGCGGTCGCGTTTCTCGACGCCCAGGTAGGCAAGGTGCTCGATGCCCTCGAAGCGAGCGACCAGGCCGACAACACGATCGTCATCTTCACCAGCGACCATGGCTTTCACCTGGGCCAGCATGACTTCTGGGCGAAGGTAAGCCTGCACGAAGAGTCTGCCAGCGTTCCGCTGATCATCAAAGTGCCAGGCCAGAAGCCCGCCGTGTGCGACTCGCTCACGCAGCTATTGGACCTCTACCCGACGACGGCGGCACTATGCGGCCTGGAGGTCCCCGCGCGGCTGCAAGGCAAGGACATCACCCCGCTGCTGAAAGACCCCAAGGCCAGCGTACACGAAGAGATCCTGAACGTCTCGCCCATGCAAAAGGGCTTCCTCCTACGAACCGATCGCTGGGCGTTCATCCAATACAAGGAAGACGGCACCGGCGGCGTCGAGCTATTCGATATGGAGAACGACCCGCAGCAGTACACCAACCTGGCCAGCGATCCGAAGTACGAGGACGTGGTGAAAGAGTTTCAGCAAAAGCTGGCCGCGAAGCTGGCGGAATTGCGGGCGAATGATCTGTCGCAGTGA
- a CDS encoding tetratricopeptide repeat protein: MRRAACLFVVLTLLFPACCSACLWDSDTLEQERYRFPEAHQLIVGDFVRHSEAYYRWRIEDRLAKPIDARMPMDYDDVAVAYDKLGQQDKAIETIHEKIRRFSSQSVYESEANLGTFLIHAGRLEEGLVHIDKAIEINPDAHFGREIYQKLLVEYVLLRRADGDEGLPLATSDGENFVTFLRDRLAWKPESEMAEKKKALTGVLGMMRFGHYDSPILLEALGDLLMSQGRDANQLAAQAYLRASAMADDRDAAAAYFSKAGQALESQRNMKLKTLQKELTESVHKANEKFAQIQSDEQAWAAAGEDLDQKFASKYYEQPLLRSASLGVVSLGQWLGQYAWAAVFVLVVTAAIWGMIRWLKADLSAAQGNSSNS; this comes from the coding sequence ATGCGACGCGCTGCGTGTTTGTTTGTCGTACTTACCCTTCTTTTTCCTGCTTGCTGTTCGGCATGCTTATGGGATAGCGACACCCTAGAGCAGGAACGATACCGCTTTCCTGAAGCCCACCAGTTGATCGTCGGCGATTTCGTCCGGCATAGCGAGGCCTACTACCGCTGGCGCATTGAAGACCGCCTGGCCAAGCCCATCGATGCACGAATGCCGATGGATTACGACGATGTCGCGGTCGCCTACGACAAACTCGGCCAGCAGGACAAAGCGATCGAGACGATCCACGAAAAGATCCGCCGCTTCTCCAGCCAGTCGGTCTACGAGTCGGAAGCGAACCTGGGGACCTTCCTGATTCATGCCGGCCGCCTGGAAGAAGGCCTGGTGCATATCGACAAGGCGATCGAGATCAACCCCGACGCCCACTTCGGCCGCGAGATCTATCAGAAGCTGCTGGTCGAGTACGTCCTGCTGCGGCGAGCCGATGGCGACGAAGGCCTCCCCCTGGCCACGAGCGACGGTGAAAACTTCGTGACGTTTCTCCGCGATCGTCTCGCATGGAAACCTGAGAGTGAAATGGCCGAAAAGAAGAAAGCACTCACCGGCGTCCTGGGCATGATGCGCTTCGGCCACTACGACTCGCCGATCTTGCTCGAAGCCCTCGGCGACCTCTTGATGTCTCAAGGACGCGACGCCAACCAACTCGCCGCCCAGGCCTATCTGCGGGCTTCGGCCATGGCCGACGATCGAGACGCCGCGGCCGCCTACTTCAGCAAAGCGGGCCAGGCCCTCGAATCGCAGCGCAACATGAAATTGAAAACGCTGCAAAAGGAGCTAACCGAATCGGTCCATAAGGCCAACGAGAAGTTCGCCCAGATCCAATCCGACGAACAGGCCTGGGCCGCCGCCGGCGAAGACCTCGATCAAAAGTTCGCCAGCAAGTACTACGAGCAGCCCCTGCTCAGATCGGCATCGCTGGGCGTGGTCAGCCTGGGCCAGTGGCTGGGGCAATATGCCTGGGCGGCGGTCTTCGTTTTGGTGGTTACCGCCGCCATCTGGGGCATGATCCGCTGGCTGAAGGCCGATCTGTCTGCGGCGCAAGGCAATTCGTCGAATTCCTAG
- a CDS encoding argininosuccinate synthase: protein MPSCVLAYSGGLDTSVILGWLQDEGYDVHAVYVDLGQPCEDRQAILQKAKDCGAVSARIVDGREEMCRDFAFPVLQWQAKYESIYLLGTSIARPLISKLCLQVAKEVGADAYAHGATGKGNDQCRFQLAAEALDPTVKVIAPWRIEKFRKAFPGRTELIAYCNEKNIPVKASTAKPYSSDENCLHISYEAGELEDLTVNGVELVDFGMTVSPQQAPDKPETVTIKVEKGVPTHVNGEKCTALEVVTKLNEIGGRNGVGRIDMVENRFVGMKSRGVYEAPGMTILYDALLNVEQLTLDRDLIHLRDQLKPIVAEDVYNGFWYNAKMDALLAFIANAMQKCTGEVTLQLYKGNIIVASRSSEFSLYDEGIATMEGGGSYNQDDAEGFLRIQGLPSRVQGRVTPRAY, encoded by the coding sequence ATGCCTAGCTGTGTTCTTGCTTATTCTGGGGGTCTCGATACGTCGGTCATTTTGGGATGGCTGCAAGACGAAGGTTACGATGTGCACGCCGTGTACGTCGATTTGGGGCAGCCCTGCGAGGACCGCCAGGCCATTCTGCAGAAGGCTAAGGATTGCGGCGCCGTAAGTGCCCGGATCGTGGACGGCCGGGAAGAGATGTGCCGCGACTTCGCGTTCCCCGTGCTGCAGTGGCAAGCCAAGTACGAATCGATCTACCTGCTGGGGACCTCGATCGCTCGCCCGCTGATCTCGAAGCTCTGTCTGCAAGTCGCCAAGGAAGTCGGCGCCGATGCCTACGCGCACGGAGCAACCGGTAAGGGGAACGATCAGTGCCGCTTCCAACTGGCCGCCGAGGCGCTTGACCCAACCGTCAAGGTGATCGCCCCGTGGCGGATTGAAAAGTTCCGCAAGGCATTCCCAGGCCGAACCGAGCTGATCGCCTACTGCAACGAAAAGAACATCCCGGTCAAAGCGTCGACCGCCAAGCCGTACAGCAGCGACGAGAACTGCCTGCACATCAGCTACGAAGCAGGCGAGCTGGAAGACCTGACCGTCAACGGCGTCGAACTGGTCGACTTCGGCATGACCGTCAGCCCGCAGCAGGCTCCCGACAAGCCAGAGACCGTCACCATCAAGGTCGAGAAAGGCGTGCCCACCCACGTCAACGGCGAGAAGTGCACCGCGCTGGAAGTGGTCACCAAGCTGAACGAAATCGGCGGCCGTAACGGCGTCGGCCGCATCGACATGGTCGAGAACCGCTTCGTCGGCATGAAGAGCCGCGGCGTGTACGAAGCCCCCGGCATGACCATCCTGTACGATGCCCTGCTGAACGTCGAACAGCTGACCCTGGACCGAGACCTGATCCACCTGCGTGACCAGCTGAAGCCGATCGTGGCCGAAGACGTTTACAATGGCTTCTGGTACAACGCCAAGATGGACGCCCTGCTGGCCTTCATCGCCAACGCCATGCAGAAGTGCACCGGCGAAGTGACGCTGCAGCTCTACAAAGGCAACATCATCGTCGCCAGCCGCTCCAGCGAGTTCAGCCTGTACGACGAAGGTATCGCCACCATGGAAGGGGGCGGCAGCTACAACCAGGACGACGCCGAAGGTTTCCTGCGCATCCAAGGTCTGCCCAGCCGAGTCCAGGGCCGGGTCACGCCGCGAGCTTACTAA
- a CDS encoding sulfatase-like hydrolase/transferase — protein sequence MHFSRLVFGIVLLAAATLLADERPNIILIMADDLGVEGLGCYGGTSYATPHLDRLAGQGQQFMHAYAQPLCTNTRVQLMTGKYNNRNWKYFGILDPSEKTIGHFMQQAGYQTCMAGKWQLQSYDPPDYPGAEMRRDTGMKVADAGFDAYNMYHSGHTELKGSRYANPTLNINGTLHQNIDGKYGPDLWVDFINDYVRKASQKDQPFFVYYPMALPHWPMVPTPDSKEWSDPNRRLEEDTRYFADMVAYTDKCVGRIVANVDALGLKEKTLILFYSDNGTNVKITSQTKEGPVVGGKGLTTDAGTHVPLIARWPGYITPGKNANLVDSTDFLPTLLEAAQRKQLTPADIDGMSFYPQLLGKKANVRPWVFCHYDPRPGWDKDQFSHIRFARDQQFKLYDDGKLFDVSADPLEQSPLDPTSEPAAATAARNVLAAVLTQMPNPEPAPRDPLHFQPTQQDQFVPPTSKLELVYSGGTFTEGPTVAADGAILFSDVRESKTLRYDPQTGQTTIFRADSNHTNGMMHDAQGRLLSCEGAGGGDRRVSIRSLDGEVTTVVDNWQGKHFHSPNDVAIAPNGTVYFTDPRYGGNAPKEIDFEGVYFIRDGQAMLATDKIERPNGILISQDGTTAYVADNNNRYGGARSLLKIAINEDGTFGESTKLFDFGMGRRGIDGMAMDLHGNVYATAGSGIDAGVYVFSPTGEQLAKIAVPDLPTNCIFGGPSEPSVLYVTAQTEPDKQGKTSFGLFRIQLAREGYRIFPPASGNN from the coding sequence ATGCATTTCTCGCGACTTGTCTTTGGCATTGTTCTGCTTGCCGCTGCCACGCTTCTGGCCGACGAGCGTCCCAACATCATCTTGATCATGGCCGATGATCTCGGTGTGGAAGGGCTCGGCTGTTACGGCGGCACCAGCTATGCCACCCCTCATCTCGATCGGTTGGCTGGCCAGGGGCAGCAGTTTATGCACGCCTATGCCCAGCCGCTGTGTACCAATACCCGCGTCCAGCTGATGACCGGCAAGTACAACAATCGCAACTGGAAATACTTCGGCATTCTCGATCCCAGCGAAAAAACGATCGGCCACTTCATGCAACAGGCCGGCTATCAAACGTGCATGGCCGGCAAGTGGCAGCTGCAAAGCTACGACCCGCCTGATTACCCCGGTGCCGAGATGCGCCGCGATACCGGCATGAAGGTCGCAGACGCCGGGTTCGACGCCTACAACATGTACCACAGCGGCCACACCGAGCTGAAGGGTTCTCGGTACGCCAACCCCACGCTCAACATCAACGGCACACTGCACCAAAACATCGACGGCAAGTACGGCCCCGATCTGTGGGTCGATTTCATCAACGACTACGTCCGTAAGGCCAGCCAGAAGGATCAGCCCTTCTTCGTTTACTATCCGATGGCCTTGCCCCACTGGCCGATGGTGCCCACGCCGGATAGCAAAGAGTGGTCCGATCCCAACCGCCGCCTGGAAGAGGATACCCGCTACTTTGCCGACATGGTGGCCTATACCGACAAGTGCGTCGGCAGGATTGTGGCCAACGTCGATGCCCTCGGCTTGAAGGAGAAGACGCTGATCCTCTTCTACAGCGATAACGGCACGAACGTCAAAATCACCTCGCAAACCAAGGAGGGACCCGTCGTTGGCGGCAAGGGTCTAACGACCGACGCTGGCACGCACGTTCCCTTGATTGCCCGATGGCCAGGTTATATCACCCCAGGCAAGAACGCGAACCTGGTCGACTCGACCGATTTTCTGCCCACCTTGTTGGAAGCCGCCCAGCGGAAACAGCTGACGCCGGCCGACATCGACGGCATGAGCTTCTACCCGCAACTGCTGGGCAAGAAGGCGAACGTTCGGCCCTGGGTATTCTGTCACTACGACCCGCGTCCCGGCTGGGACAAGGATCAGTTCTCGCACATTCGCTTTGCCCGCGATCAGCAGTTCAAGCTGTACGACGACGGCAAGCTGTTCGACGTATCGGCCGATCCGCTGGAGCAAAGTCCGCTCGATCCGACTTCGGAACCTGCCGCCGCGACCGCCGCTCGCAATGTACTGGCAGCGGTTCTGACCCAGATGCCCAACCCGGAACCAGCTCCGCGCGACCCCTTGCACTTCCAGCCAACGCAGCAGGACCAGTTCGTGCCGCCGACCAGTAAGCTCGAACTCGTTTACAGCGGCGGTACCTTCACCGAGGGTCCAACCGTGGCTGCCGACGGGGCGATTCTCTTTAGCGACGTGCGCGAAAGCAAAACGCTGCGATACGATCCGCAGACCGGCCAGACGACCATCTTTCGGGCGGACTCGAATCACACCAACGGCATGATGCACGACGCCCAGGGACGCCTCCTTTCGTGCGAGGGAGCTGGTGGAGGGGATCGCCGCGTTTCCATTCGCTCGCTCGACGGCGAGGTCACCACGGTCGTCGACAACTGGCAAGGCAAGCACTTCCACAGCCCCAACGACGTGGCCATCGCTCCCAACGGCACCGTTTACTTCACCGATCCTCGCTACGGCGGCAACGCCCCGAAGGAAATCGACTTCGAGGGGGTATACTTCATTCGCGACGGACAAGCGATGCTGGCCACCGACAAGATCGAGCGTCCCAACGGAATCTTGATTTCGCAAGATGGCACCACCGCCTACGTGGCCGACAACAACAACCGATACGGCGGGGCCCGCTCGCTGCTGAAGATTGCCATAAACGAAGACGGTACGTTCGGCGAGTCCACCAAGCTGTTCGACTTCGGCATGGGGCGTCGCGGCATCGACGGCATGGCGATGGACCTGCACGGCAACGTCTACGCCACCGCCGGCAGCGGGATCGATGCTGGCGTCTACGTCTTCAGCCCGACTGGCGAGCAGTTGGCCAAGATTGCCGTGCCCGATCTGCCGACCAATTGCATTTTCGGCGGCCCGAGCGAGCCGAGCGTTTTGTACGTCACTGCTCAAACCGAGCCCGACAAGCAAGGCAAAACCAGCTTCGGGCTATTTCGCATTCAACTGGCCAGGGAAGGCTATCGCATCTTTCCACCAGCAAGTGGGAACAACTAA
- a CDS encoding YkvA family protein — MSKTEAYQRLHEYAEKASPEDVQKIREKLTGMNRGPIKKIWSDVLSLWKMITDPKASWTSKAIAIGAVLYLISPLDGVPDLLPLVGLTDDAAVILAAVATLAFELKKYRDAKLSKTVEGKKSHASAAAS, encoded by the coding sequence ATGAGTAAAACGGAAGCCTACCAGAGGCTGCATGAATATGCCGAAAAGGCGTCGCCGGAAGACGTCCAGAAGATTCGCGAGAAGCTCACCGGCATGAACCGCGGTCCCATCAAAAAGATCTGGAGCGACGTGCTTTCCCTCTGGAAGATGATCACCGATCCCAAAGCCAGCTGGACCTCGAAAGCGATCGCGATCGGGGCGGTGCTCTATTTGATTTCGCCGTTGGACGGCGTGCCGGACCTGCTTCCGCTGGTGGGTCTGACCGACGATGCCGCCGTGATCCTGGCAGCCGTCGCCACGCTGGCATTCGAGTTGAAGAAGTATCGCGACGCGAAACTGTCGAAGACGGTCGAGGGCAAAAAGAGCCACGCGTCCGCGGCTGCGTCGTAA
- a CDS encoding amidohydrolase family protein has protein sequence MIIDCHTHLNNYHEERVRSITDCLDNLQEEMSANRVDYALVLSSYKITPHRPATRDVVEATRDLDNIAVVAGISYLHYKERDLRELADFLRDGLVKGLKLYPGYEPFYPHDKRLQVIYELAIEFDVPVMIHSGDTYSPTGKVRYSHPLHIDDVAVDFPDLKLVICHVGNPWIRDCMEVVYKNENAHADISGLVLGEFEDRFEQFMLQEIREMILYAGEPKYLLYGTDWPICGMKSYLKFIRGLGLPEKSLELILWQNAARLFKLEVKDGKVVN, from the coding sequence ATGATCATCGATTGCCATACGCATCTGAATAATTATCACGAAGAACGCGTTCGCTCGATCACCGATTGCCTGGACAACCTGCAGGAAGAGATGTCGGCCAATCGCGTCGACTACGCATTGGTGCTCAGTTCGTACAAGATCACGCCCCATCGGCCTGCCACGCGGGACGTAGTCGAGGCCACGCGCGACTTGGACAACATCGCCGTCGTCGCCGGCATCAGTTATCTGCATTACAAGGAACGCGATCTCCGCGAGTTGGCCGACTTTCTCCGCGATGGCCTGGTCAAAGGGTTGAAGCTCTACCCCGGCTACGAACCTTTTTACCCGCACGATAAACGCCTGCAGGTGATCTACGAGCTGGCGATCGAATTCGACGTGCCGGTGATGATCCACAGCGGCGACACGTACAGCCCGACCGGCAAAGTGCGGTATTCGCATCCGCTGCATATCGACGACGTCGCGGTCGACTTTCCCGACTTGAAGCTGGTCATCTGCCACGTCGGCAATCCGTGGATTCGCGACTGCATGGAGGTCGTCTACAAGAACGAAAACGCGCACGCCGACATCAGCGGGCTCGTGCTGGGTGAATTCGAAGACCGCTTCGAGCAGTTCATGCTGCAAGAGATTCGAGAGATGATCCTCTACGCCGGCGAACCGAAATACCTGCTGTACGGCACCGACTGGCCTATCTGCGGCATGAAGAGCTACCTGAAATTCATCCGTGGCCTGGGACTGCCCGAGAAGAGTTTAGAGCTGATCCTATGGCAGAACGCGGCCCGGCTGTTCAAGCTCGAGGTGAAGGATGGTAAGGTCGTGAACTAG
- a CDS encoding phytanoyl-CoA dioxygenase family protein yields MSNFHQSLEKDGYAMLPGVFSASQMQQLGTRLIAALEAHPGPAVLESRGRIYGSRNLLAAASWLIDLPHASQLAGVLRQTLGPEVGLVRGLFFDKPPERSWSLPWHRDRTIAVKDNTLASKHFHNPTQKAGITHLEASDTLLASMLTLRIHLDAMTEENGPLSVIPGSHLLDAAQERPPVVLSAQAGDVLAMRPLLSHASSMSKEGTTAHRRIVHLEFAASPALPDGVRWHDYVKL; encoded by the coding sequence ATGTCGAACTTTCATCAATCGCTCGAAAAAGATGGCTACGCGATGCTGCCGGGCGTCTTCTCGGCCAGCCAGATGCAACAGCTCGGCACGCGGCTGATCGCGGCACTCGAGGCCCACCCAGGCCCGGCGGTGCTTGAGAGCCGCGGACGCATCTACGGTTCGCGCAATTTGCTGGCGGCCGCGAGCTGGCTGATCGATTTGCCTCACGCGTCGCAGCTGGCCGGCGTGCTTCGCCAGACGCTGGGCCCGGAAGTCGGCCTGGTGCGGGGATTGTTCTTCGACAAGCCGCCAGAGCGTAGCTGGTCGCTGCCGTGGCATCGCGACCGAACGATCGCGGTAAAGGACAATACGCTGGCCAGCAAGCACTTTCACAACCCAACGCAGAAAGCGGGCATCACGCACCTGGAAGCAAGCGACACGCTACTGGCGAGCATGCTTACGCTTCGCATTCATCTCGATGCCATGACCGAGGAAAACGGCCCCTTGTCGGTCATCCCAGGCTCGCACCTTTTGGACGCCGCGCAAGAACGGCCGCCGGTCGTCTTAAGCGCTCAAGCAGGCGACGTACTGGCCATGCGGCCCCTGCTTTCCCATGCCAGCAGCATGTCGAAAGAAGGCACGACCGCACATCGCCGGATCGTGCATTTAGAGTTCGCCGCGTCACCGGCATTGCCGGATGGGGTGCGGTGGCACGATTACGTGAAGCTTTAA
- a CDS encoding RDD family protein: MSQLHENPFSSPMTEEPMLPKMSQGTPVPAGKGLRFANFFIDNIVLNIVTFGIGMVMGVMLISSGYEVDSQGNFVGVPLWVNIVINFVHIPITLAYYVILEAALGRTLGKLVTGTRVVNAEGNDASFGQVVGRSFARYIPFEVFSFLGQTGRGWHDSLSKTYVVKI; this comes from the coding sequence ATGAGTCAACTCCACGAGAATCCATTTTCGTCCCCGATGACAGAAGAGCCGATGCTGCCCAAGATGAGTCAGGGGACGCCAGTTCCGGCGGGCAAGGGACTTCGGTTCGCCAATTTCTTCATCGACAACATCGTTCTTAATATCGTCACCTTCGGGATTGGGATGGTGATGGGGGTGATGCTGATCTCGTCCGGCTATGAAGTCGACTCGCAAGGCAATTTCGTCGGCGTGCCGTTGTGGGTGAATATCGTGATCAACTTCGTGCACATTCCGATCACGCTCGCCTACTACGTCATTCTGGAAGCTGCGCTGGGCCGTACGCTCGGCAAGCTGGTCACCGGCACGCGCGTGGTCAACGCCGAAGGGAATGACGCGAGCTTTGGCCAGGTCGTGGGCCGCTCGTTTGCCCGCTACATCCCCTTCGAGGTCTTCTCGTTCCTCGGTCAGACAGGCCGCGGCTGGCACGACTCGCTCAGCAAGACCTACGTGGTGAAGATCTAG
- a CDS encoding low molecular weight protein tyrosine phosphatase family protein encodes MPPTNVLFVCSKNLWRSPTAERVYCNDPRLAVRSRGLSPKAARRISPEDLHWADVVFVMEYEHLAKLRSLYRNALGKRPVHVLEIPDDYQFMDPKLVKLIQERVESFLMECSVEYPAES; translated from the coding sequence ATGCCCCCCACCAACGTCTTGTTTGTGTGTTCGAAGAACCTTTGGCGAAGTCCAACGGCAGAGCGGGTCTATTGCAACGACCCGCGACTCGCGGTTCGCTCGCGCGGCCTTAGCCCCAAGGCCGCGCGGCGGATCTCGCCAGAGGACCTGCACTGGGCCGACGTGGTCTTCGTGATGGAATACGAGCACCTGGCCAAGCTCCGTTCCCTGTACCGCAATGCCCTGGGCAAGCGGCCGGTGCATGTCTTGGAAATTCCAGACGACTATCAGTTCATGGACCCCAAACTGGTCAAACTGATCCAGGAACGCGTCGAGTCCTTCTTGATGGAATGCTCGGTGGAGTATCCAGCGGAATCATGA
- a CDS encoding YHYH protein produces the protein MTRKYHLAIIMFLATVLGAGPMLAQLAPRMRRHLVTQAQALRLIPADSPPPGKNQVSIEVVGNERIIRANGIPDHRTGAFPNHGNPNGITQQQYVFRLPAEPKQASRITPLRMQNFGIGVNGVPFDPGAAEWYNGDPRGGWQYEALSGAVQLGIDTNHAHVQPTGAYHYHGLPSDLLKSLNVQKGKHSPIVGWAADGFPIYALYGFQDPNNPESDIVELKPSYRLKPGRRPSTNNQPGGRYDGTFIQDYQYVAGHGDLDECNGRYAVTPEYPQGTYAYYLTHHWPVIPRNYRGTPSDDFRRGPGGGPPGFGPPGGGGPGGRPGFGPPPRR, from the coding sequence ATGACGCGCAAATACCATCTTGCAATCATCATGTTCCTCGCAACCGTGCTGGGGGCCGGGCCGATGCTCGCGCAACTGGCACCTCGGATGCGGCGGCACCTGGTGACGCAAGCCCAAGCACTGCGGCTGATTCCGGCCGACAGCCCGCCCCCAGGCAAGAACCAGGTTTCGATCGAAGTGGTCGGCAACGAGCGAATCATTCGTGCCAATGGCATACCTGATCATCGCACCGGTGCGTTCCCCAACCATGGCAACCCGAACGGCATCACACAGCAGCAGTACGTTTTTCGCCTGCCAGCGGAACCGAAGCAAGCCAGTCGCATTACCCCGTTGCGGATGCAGAACTTCGGCATCGGCGTCAACGGGGTACCTTTCGATCCCGGTGCCGCCGAATGGTACAACGGCGACCCGCGCGGCGGCTGGCAGTATGAGGCCCTGTCAGGAGCCGTGCAATTGGGGATCGATACCAACCATGCCCACGTGCAGCCCACCGGCGCGTATCATTACCACGGCCTGCCGAGCGATTTGCTGAAAAGCCTGAACGTGCAGAAGGGGAAGCATTCGCCAATCGTCGGCTGGGCGGCCGATGGTTTTCCGATTTATGCCCTTTATGGCTTTCAGGATCCGAACAATCCGGAAAGTGATATTGTCGAACTGAAACCATCGTACCGCTTGAAGCCAGGACGTCGTCCCAGCACCAACAACCAGCCTGGCGGACGTTACGACGGAACCTTTATTCAAGACTACCAGTACGTCGCTGGGCATGGCGATTTGGACGAGTGCAACGGCCGTTACGCCGTGACGCCGGAGTATCCGCAAGGGACGTACGCGTATTACCTGACCCACCATTGGCCGGTGATCCCCCGTAACTATCGCGGCACCCCGTCGGATGACTTTCGCCGCGGCCCCGGAGGAGGTCCTCCCGGTTTTGGGCCTCCAGGAGGAGGTGGTCCGGGTGGTCGACCGGGCTTCGGTCCTCCACCGCGGCGATAG